From Pseudomonas saponiphila, a single genomic window includes:
- a CDS encoding ATPase, T2SS/T4P/T4SS family — translation MTDIPAKPTNLYLTSNFVETTDNNGVYSRIACEGTWKDLFETTVAEKKKADRKKSSDFTIEWNGSRYRCNLADSYHGYGLTMRILPAGAPSFREDLKLDANIVLSLLKGTGLTLFAGQMGSGKSTTMFAALERMDKKERGPIGTVEDPIEGLLTGPGVIQREVGTHVDSFAQAIKDFVRQNRHTIAVSEIRDPETANAALMAASTGHSVVATIHADSALDVFPRMLALVDDKLAKILPRTMRGIWWQHVVRFGDSDRKPLPVYESLEVTNAVRQILEAGVDKLPQLGNEMQRQSRKSMAETAMQLVAQRLATRDEVAEFINRRGRINE, via the coding sequence ATGACCGATATTCCAGCCAAGCCCACCAACCTGTACCTCACTTCCAACTTCGTTGAGACCACTGACAACAACGGTGTTTATAGCCGTATCGCGTGCGAAGGTACCTGGAAGGACCTGTTCGAAACCACGGTGGCCGAGAAGAAGAAGGCTGACCGGAAGAAGTCGTCTGACTTTACGATCGAATGGAACGGGTCACGCTATCGTTGCAACTTGGCTGACTCCTATCACGGCTACGGGCTGACCATGCGTATTCTGCCGGCCGGCGCACCGTCGTTCCGCGAGGATCTGAAACTGGATGCGAACATCGTCCTGAGCCTCCTGAAGGGGACCGGCTTGACTCTGTTCGCCGGCCAGATGGGCTCCGGTAAGTCCACGACGATGTTTGCCGCTCTGGAGCGGATGGACAAGAAGGAGCGCGGCCCGATCGGCACCGTTGAAGACCCCATCGAGGGCTTGTTGACCGGGCCTGGCGTCATCCAGCGCGAGGTTGGCACCCACGTTGACTCTTTCGCGCAGGCGATTAAGGACTTCGTTCGTCAGAACCGGCACACCATTGCCGTCAGTGAGATTCGCGACCCTGAGACAGCCAACGCAGCCTTGATGGCCGCCTCGACCGGCCACTCCGTTGTTGCAACCATCCACGCGGATAGCGCTCTGGACGTATTCCCTCGAATGCTGGCGCTGGTCGATGACAAGCTCGCGAAAATCCTTCCACGCACCATGCGTGGGATCTGGTGGCAGCATGTCGTGCGATTCGGCGATTCAGATCGAAAACCTCTGCCAGTCTACGAGTCGCTTGAGGTGACCAACGCGGTTCGGCAGATTCTTGAAGCCGGCGTCGATAAGCTCCCGCAGCTCGGGAATGAAATGCAGCGGCAGAGCAGGAAGTCTATGGCTGAGACCGCTATGCAGTTGGTGGCTC